The following is a genomic window from Prunus persica cultivar Lovell chromosome G7, Prunus_persica_NCBIv2, whole genome shotgun sequence.
tttttaattctaaaataaatttaaaatttaaaaaaaaatcgttCGCATGCATGAAAACGCACGTGGAGAGGTTAGTTAATaataatgaataataataataaaatataaaaaatagaaacataGAGTTAAGAAATGAACATCCGCCCGAAAAATAAATGTTTAGAAAAGAACAACTCTTCCCTTGCCCAACGCAACGCCAAACACCCatcctctctctatctctgtACCCTTCTCCCCTATCACTCATTCTAATAACTTGGCAGGGCAGAAGACGTGTGCGAGACTTGTCAGAGGAGGAGAAGCAGGCGGCGGCTGAAGGCATTAACGTCGCCGGTCTTGAAGTGGACATGAAATTCATCACAACTTATTCTGGACCATTAtatcaaattatttaaaatatagtcaaacaaaaaaacaaatgttgCCTTGGCCACTAAAAGGTGTTAGATACAGAAACTATTTGAAACTTTGAGTTGATGGTTACCGGTGTGCATGAGAATTGAGGCAAGTTTTCCATTTGTTTCTGGCGAGCCAAACATAGGTCCAAATGTTAGCTCTGTTACGTTTACCAATTGCCATGATGCATCTTAGCAACAGAGCTGGATTACCTCTCAAGGGTTTCTCTCAGGCTCTTCTTCCCATGCTGTGCAGTCTCAAGTTTCTATACCACTCCATGAACTACACGGTGACGCCTAGAATCACATCGCCTGATAGAGATTTTAGTGCCAGTTTTAATGTGGCACAATCCAACTGGCTAATTACCAGGCTTAGCAAAGATGGGAAATTTAGAGAAGCACGCCAAGTGTTTGATGGAATGCCTGACAAAGACGTTGTCACATGGACAACAGTGATCACGGGTTATATCAGATGTGGGATGATGGAGGAGGCTAGGAGTCTGTTTGACAGAGTGGATGCTAAGAAGGATGTGATCACTTGGACTGCGTTGGTCAGTGGGTATATAAGGCTGAAACAAATGAAGGAGGCAGAGAGGTTGTTTTATCAGATGCCGGTGAAGAATGTGGTTTCTTGGAACACCATGATTGATGGGTATGCACGGAATTGTCAGGTTGATATGGCTTTGGAGTTGTTTGAGAGGATGCCAGAGAAGAATGTGGTATCTTGGAATACAGTTTTAACGGCTTTGGCACACTCTGGCAGAATTGAAGAGGCAAGGACGCGTTTTAATTTGATGCCGGAAAGGGATGTTATTTCATGGACAGCAATGGTTGCAGGATTTTCAAGAAATGGCATGATTGATGAAGCTCGAGAATTTTTTGATAGGATGCCTAAAAGGAATGTGGTCTCGTGGAATGCAATGATTACAGGCTACACCCAGAATATGAGATTGGATGAGGCTCTTGAATTGTTTGAGAGGATGCCGGGGAGGGACATGCCATCATGGAATACAATGATTACTGGTTTCATTCAGAATGGGGATTTAAAGCGGGCGCAGGAATTGTTTATTCGAATGCCGCAAAAGAATGTCATCTCTTGGACTACGATGATCACAGGGTATGTACAAGATGGGCAAAATGAAAAAGCATTGatgtttttttcaaaaatgctGGTGGATAATGGGGTGAAACCGAATCAGGGAACTTTTGTGAGTGTTCTAAGTGCTTGTAGTAACTTAGCTGGTTTCAGTGAGGGGCAACAAATACATCAGATGATAAGTAAAACAGTCCATCATGAATGTGCATTCTTGGTATCAGCACTCATAAACATGTATTCAAAATGTGGGGAGTTAGTCACTGCTAGGAAGATGTTTGACGATGGATTGACAATCCATAGGGATATGGTCTCCTGGAATGGTATGATTGCAGCCTATGCACATCATGGATGTGGTATTGAGGCAATTAACTTGTTTAATGAAATGCGGAAATTAGGGTGCAAACCTGACGATGTTACTTATGTGGGGCTGCTTTCTGCATGCAGCCATGCTGGTTTGGTGGAGGAGGGGCTAAAGTATTTTAATGAGCTTCTTAGAGATGGGTCAATACAAGTGAGAGAAGATCATTACACATGCTTGGTTGATCTCTGTGGTCGGGCAGGGAGGCTCAAAGAAGCTTTTAATGTCCTTGAGAAGCTGGGGACTAAGATATCAGCATCTGTTTGGGGGGCTCTTCTTGCTGGATGTAATGTTCATGGCAACATGGATATTGGGAAGCTGGCTGCAGAGAAGCTTTTAGAGGGGGAGCCAGAGAAAGCAGGCACTTACTTGTTGTTGTGTAACATATATGCTTCATCTGGGAAATGGAGAGAAGCTGCAAAGATAAggatgaaaatgaaagagaaagggTTGAAGAAGCAGCCTGGTTGCAGTTGGATAGAAGTTGGAAATAAGGTGCATGTGTTTGTGGTTGGTGATAAGTCTCATTATCAGTCTGAACTTATATATTCTTTAATTTACAATCTACATgaaagaatgaagaagattgGTTATATACCTTATGATGATCTGACAGTAGATGATAATTTTTCATGAACATAGATTATCGATTAGCAGATAGTTCAAAAGGCACTATTAGAAAAGTGATTAATTATCCACGACGAGTTCGCtcacatctctctctttcgTTGGCATctcctctcactctctcagACCCATCAAATTCTCCAAGGTTTTTCACGAAACCCCAGTTgctatttgtttgtttcctttctttatttttatgctAAATTCTTATAAGTCCATATTCTTATGTTCTGGACTGCGAATGAATCTTCCGTTCATGGTATAGTCCATACCCTTTGGCATTTTATTTGTTGAGTCATACATTAGTATAATACTTTAACCTTGAAAAAGCGTATGAATTGATCTGTGTAATAAGTCTCTTGAGGCTCTAGAAAGAGGATCATTAGTCATAATTTTCCTTTCAAATAAATTATACCTAGATCACTTTATCTGACTTGCTTGTGTGAAAGTAATGCCAGAACTTGAATTGTAAacatagaaaatgaaaagcacTGGGTGGCTTATCTGCAAAAGAATGTGTTTGTTTAACTCCCACTAGTTACGTACCAATTCAAGAAAATATCTGAAACTATTATATGTcaagttctttctctttttcctatCTTGGCTGGAGTTATTTGATACCATTGCTTATCTGCAAAAgaatgtgatttttttaacTCCCACTAGTTACATACCAATTCAAGAAAATCTCTGAAACTATTATATGTCAAGTTCTTTTTGGCTGGAGTTATTTGATACCAAGGGCAGAGGTAGGATGTTACAAAAACTGGGTTGGGCTAACATAGAGACAGCCTTGACTCTATGAGGAGTCTCACATTAATTTGTTGGTTGCTTCATTGCATATTGCAGCCCATAGATTTTTCATTTCCTAGCAGCTTCTTGCTTATAAACACAACCCTCAAACAAGCCCAGCAAGAAATTCAAAGAATTCCTCCTGACAACTGCATAATTGTGTGTGGTTTACATGGTTGGTGGCTATCATCctaatcttttttatttctatgtGCGAAACCACATATCGGATCTAGCTCCGCATAGAGCATGTCATAGACTGAAAATTTcctttaatttcattaattaGGAATCTCATTCCtcaatttctttgttctttgatCTTTTCAATGACAACAACAATGGATATATCAAGTTTGCAGAGTTTGTGCAGACATTGAGTGTTTTCCACCCAAAAATCCCTGATGCAATCAAAATTACTTGTAAGTAATATAGTCATGATACTATGATGGTAAATCCTACTTTGGCCATCTCCCATATGTTTGGaatttttagattttcaatTGGCAGTAGTAGCATGTCTTGCACAGAATCTTCTGCTGTGTTGCTTTTCAATTCAAATGCACACTCTAAAATGGATACATTTGAATGGCAGATGCTTTTGAATTGTATGATTTGGGGCGCACTGGTTACATCGAGTGAAGGGAGGTAAGTCCCAGTGGTTTCTATTTTGTTTCGGAATGCTCATTAAAGATATTGAGGCATAAGTTTGTGTGGACTACTGGTTTTCCATAGAAGACGAGAGGCGAATGTGAGAAACTTAATGAAGACAGATAGGATATTCTTGATTGCTAGTATCTTCTGAGATTAGTTGTTCTTTGTTGATCATGATTCATAATAAAACTTACGCCAAAGGTGAGACTGAACTATAAAAAGTAGCCTACAAGGGGTAGTAGTGAGGCCCAGCTTCAAAATCAAGCTCAATTCTGGAAATATGTtcatattgattttttttttttttttttttttttttttgggtgagttTCCTGTTGTCTTTAATAGGTTACTAAGGGACTTGTATCAGTTTggaaaagttaattaaaattcaCTGACAATATCGTTTTACTTTTGGAGATATGTAGAATTGTGAAATTCTGTTGACATTTCCTGCAAACATGATATCTTCAGAAAGCAGGCAAAGTTTTGTACAAAAGAAATCCAAAGTACCTGGCTACCATTCAATGTGAGATTATCACTGGCCATGATTTCTTCTATTTAGTGTGTCACAATAAACAAAACAGTTTTTTTGTTCACTTGTGGTAATGATAAGTCACAATCAGGTAGCCATCAATTACGTGCACATTAGCAACCTCATTTGAATCCCATCTACCTTTTGGCAATTTGCCTTTTTCTTCGGAACTAAAGGATGACTGCAATGATTGTGGCAAACTCATTGCTATTATTGAAGTTAaatactttttcaaaaaatcaatTGCAAGACATGCTGGACTATTTAGGACAGTCCCTTTAAGTCTATTCTTGTGCTGGGCATGCCTTTTATTTTGGGAGGAATTGGTTCTCTTTGGTGAATTATCTGTCTTTTAGATGTTCCTACTCCAAATATGTTGATACCAGCATTAAGTCAATTTAGTGTAATAAAGATTTGCCGGCGTGCTTTTGATTGTTTGTTTTCATGTTTCATGAAATCAGAATGCAAGGTGCTTAGGATCTATAGTGGTAATTGTTTTTTTGAATGAGATGGGGCATTCATAAttggttcttttttttgtcttctgTTTCTCCGACAAATtaagttaaaaatattattgttgCAGTGTTTTCTATTATTGAGCATACTGTAGATTTTCTAAATTTGTTCTTGCAACTTAAATCAATATCTGCACTTTTTCCCCTTGATTCTAAGCCATGTACATTTGCAGATGAGTGGAGGTCATGGATAAGATGAAAggacttattttattttttaaattcaggTTGATAGTGCAAGAATATCAACCAAGTGAATGTTTCTGCACTTTACAGTTTACACTCAAAGTTAAAGTGGTCCTCGTCGTCTACCTTCTGTGCCTTGACCTCCTAAGTTTGGTACAGGTTTAGAAACTAGGAGATCTTAATCTTAGTCTACAATTCATAAgatatgatttgatttgattatcACCCCTAATGTGATTATCACCCTAATATAACAGCTTACTATTTTTATGATTGAACAGAGTATTTATCATTCATTAGCCTATGGATTATCACTATTTTCTGCATAAAAATCGTATGAAGAGTATTCAATTTTCTGAATGGATATCCAtcatgatttttgttttagttgCAGATGTAAAATCAGTAAATTCTTAGATATCACGAATAggttttgtttatattatagTGTATTTTTGTGATTTATAATTTTGTGGTTTTGGCTTTTATTAGAAGATGACTTTTTATATCTATTTtatctcttttcctttccacATTTGATCCGGTGGGGTTTTTATCCATCTCGTTGATCCCTATTTTATCcatctcttttcctttcctacATTTGATTCGGTTTGATATCCGTAAGCCGTGAAATCCTGAGTCAATTTGACGACCTTAAGGGACCCCCCTCATGCAATTTTGATCATTTCTGTCCCAATTATCGAGATGGATTCACGacatccattttttttcttttcgaagGGATACTTTTTAATGTTCGGAAGGGACAGGGAAAActatctttttccttttccgaTGGGACAAACTAGCATGGTAGACGCACACTTATAAGGAGGTTACTCAGAGCGATTTTTATCGATGTGGGACAACTTTGtttcttcatttatttatttttttaattttaatttttatgttcttCATCCTCTCCTTGatagtttcatatttttattgatgCCGGTTCAAACTTATCTCAGGCATTGAAGGGCCCTGCTCAGCCTGATCGGATTACAAAAATAAGATTGCAGTTTCAAACATTCCTTTCAGAGGCAACTGGATTTTATCATGATTTGATAGTGAAGATGAGAGCAAAGTATGGGCTCCCTCTGGCCTCTGGGGTATTTCTCTGAGGATCCTGAAAATAGAATTGTTATGGACGAGGATACAGAAATGAAGATGATGCCACCGATGTTTGATCTACTTGGGTGATCTTGCATGCTACAAAGGATCATCAGCTAtttgttttgatatttttcttcatatatttttctccGGACGTGTCTGTTTATGATGATTTTGGCCCTTCACTCTGACAAATCATCCTCCTTTTTCAGCTTCCTAGAGTTGGTGGCTGTTTATTGATATTTTCCTAGCCTGGCGGTGGATAGTCCCTTTTCAACTGCAAGTGATAACTTGATCGTTGCATTGTGACAAGGTACGTATTGTGTTCTTAGCGTGACCTATGGAAATGTTGTAATTGTTTCCTGTGCTGTGCTCTTATCTTGACATTTTTTTAGGAATCATTGCCAATCATTTACCCTTTCCATTAATAATTCTTCTCTCAAAATTTTAGGCCATAATTAGAGGTctaatggtttttcttttggcttgtGTTCACTGAGAATCGTGTAGCTTTGCGAAACTTTTGGTCACCCATGCTTCTTTCTTGCGGTTTTTGGTGATGTGGAATTTACTCAATTTTGTTAAGTCGTACGATAATTTGCCTGTTCCCAGAAACATTTAACTTTCTGAGAACATATTGATTGATAAACTAgctgattttgattaattactGCATAATTGGAACATAAAGCATACCCTCTGTGTCTCAAAGGGATTGCCTTCTATGAACAAGTGAATATTGAAAAGTGATCATAATGGTTACAGATTAATGTATTTCAGTCAAATTTCTCATTCAgactttatgaatttttcaGTGGAGTAAAAGAAGGAAATACCTTCTGTTGTTTACCAGTTCAATTCTTCCATCAACTTTTTCTGCAAGGCCAAAATGATGGATGATGCATTGAAGACGTACAGAAGAATGCAAGAGATGAAAATTCAACCCACTGAGCAAACACTTACCTATCTGTTATATGCGATCTTGTGGGGGAACATTAAGAggaatatggagagtggaaaTTTGGTGGTAAGCAGAGATCTACATGAGTACTTGCTACTGAACTGTCTTCGTGGTGGCTACTTTGAGAGAGTGACGGTGGTCCTTGACTTTATGAAGGAACATGGCATGTGCACCGACAAGTGGTTGTACAGAGTGAGTTTGTAAAACTTGATAAGAATCTTTATAGGAATTTAAAGGCGTCAGAAGCCAGAACTGAGGCTCAGTTGATTGAAGAGAAGTTCAATATGAACTGGGATGATTTACTGCAAGAAAAGCCATTTATGGTGCACTGCGACTCTCATTGACCTAAACCAATTACCTTCTACAGCTCCGAGTTTCCTAAACTAACACTGATTTAAAGTTAGGGGAGCAGTGTAACTGCCATCAACTCCTATAACTCTTTTCCTTAAGTTTAGGTTAGTTCCCTCTTAATTAGGTAttcttcggagttcctacctAGAACTCCCTTATAAACTAGAAAGTTGAAGGTTTTGCAACAGCGAATATGGAAGATGCATTATGGTTCTCAAGTGAAACCAAACTCATACTCCATTTGTAATGTCTGTATCATGCCGGGGAGTGACGTGCCATCATGGAATACAAGGATTACTGGTTTCATTCAGAATGGGGATTTAAAGCGGGCGAAGGAGTTGTTTATTCAAATGCCGCAAAAGAATGTCATGTCATGGACTACGATGATCACAGGGTATGTACAAGATGGGCAAAATGAAAAAgcattgatgattttttcaaaaatgctGGTGGATAATGGAGTGAAACCAAATCAGGGAACTTTTGTGAATGTTCCAAGTACTTGTAGTAACCGAGCTGGTTTCAGTGAGGGACAACAAATACATCAGATGATAAGTAAAACagtccccaaaaaaaaaaaaaacctgtaTATGTATTTTACTCCTAAAATAAACTCACATGCTTGAGAATCTCTTTCATTATAAAAACCAAATTGGTACTTTcatctattattattatacttGCTTACGCTTTTGCCTGGTCCATCAAAACCTAAAGGTACCTAAGCAGGGCATTACATAACACCCAATATTGCCAAGCCTAGTGGCGTGAGTTTGTAATTAAGTAGGGCATTCTCGTAATTGGTTGCTTGATTGAAATCTTCTCAGATAATGCATGATAGTCTTGGACTGTTCACCTTGGTGGTGGTGAGTCGCACAAAGCATGCCCCTACCCTCGGGTTATTAGGGTCCCCCAACTACAAAAGGTGGGTAGTAAATCTctaaatgaaaaagagaatTTAACTGGGGGTACTGTGACCCCACGGACCAACATGCCTTGCCTGAGCTTGGACCTCATCACACAATCACTTTTTCTCTCAAACAATTGCAACAGATCCTCCAATTTTGATCCTCTTATTGTTTAcaattattttctcttctttctttattttttacttcttgtttaaatatgaatttctcTGTTTTGGTGTTGATTATTTGTATTTGCTTCTTGGTGACGACATTCTTGTGTATGTCATGGACATTCACGGAAGCAGATAGAAATGGTAGAATCGATGAAGAAGAGTGGAGGAAATACGTTACAGAAAATCTTTCTTTATTGAAAGTGCTCTAATGGAATTGTTAAGGCAACTCATTACATTAGTGACACATGACTAATGAGTTGCACCATTTTGTCAGATGATTGAATTAGTTCAACTATGGACTTTTGCTCTTGCTACTTTTTGATGTTTTAGTTGCACATGTAAATTCAATAAATTCATGGATCTCACAAATAGGTTATGGTTATATTATAGTGTATTTTTGTGATTTATAATTTTgcggatttgaattttattagatGATGACTTTTTATATCTAttttattgcatatttttattatttttattgcataaaatttatttttaacctagaaatgtaatttaattcaattatattaaaaatcaaaGGTAATGTAATTAAATGCAATGCAATTCCACTGCAATATTCAACTTTAGTCACCAAACATTGGTTGGAGTGCAAAAAGCTTATTGATAAAATAGTGCACCAAAAGcaattcttttcttgtttgttgggCAAGATAAAGCATGGGATTGGACTACTTTAGTCCAGTCTCACCTTTGATCATTAGATTAAGCTGGAACAGGATTAATATCTAGTCCCCCTCAAATAGTGTTACGAGCCCCTCCTTATGGCCGTCCTCAAGGGTTGGGTTAACACAATGGGCATCTAATTGATTCGTTTAGTGCACTGAGTtcatttttgtcaaatttggCCTTCCTTATACAAGGGTTGGGAGTCGTTTTGGGCTAAATTTGTGTTTGCCTCTCTGGGGTTGATCACCTAACCTTGTgagaaataggaaagtaatGCTAATCCTATTAGCaatagaaaaacagaaaaataattcCCTCATATTAGGAATAGTGAACTAATCCGAAATAATAAGACTGAAaatcaacaacaaacaaaaaaccaaataagCAATGGTCTAAATCCCAATTAAATCTGGATTATTGGTTGTGCTACATCATTCTTCAAGGGTGACAAGAACTCAACACCGGTGAGTCAATGATCGGAGAAGACAACGGTCACTAAGGGTAGTGTCGACGATGGGTATAGGTATGATGAACTGTTGGTGGATGTCCGGTTAAAACCGAAGTCGAAAGAATGAACTCGATACAATCTAAAGATGATTTTGGTATTGATGcaggagagatggatcaagtTTAAAATGTGATCTGTGTGGGGCTAGGCTGCAACATTAAAATCTAGGTAGGGGGACCTCCGTGCCAAATCTTATATTCTTATGTGTGTATGAAGtaaatatatatgaatgaaTGGAAAAATCtgcattgtttttatttggcATACCTATGTCTAGTTTTGTGGGTAATGGATATCTTCTTTGTACGATGTGATATCCAAAGATCATTATTATGATAACTTGAGGGTGAAGGGTCACATGCATTGGGAATTGGAATTCGATACCTTAACCCTACAAGTTATGTTGACTAATTAGACTTACAATCAAAGTGGATGGGGATAGACTATGAGATATATAACTACAAAATGGACAATCTCGCTACCTTAACATAGAAGTTGAATCATTTAATCTTTTGTAAGGGTAGTTGGCTAGGTCGATTATAAAGTAATGACACTGGGCCCAAAAAACTTGATTTCAAAAGTTGATTGAGCATCCTTTTCTTATTGAAAACTAAATGCAAAGTTTTCGTTATGcattattattagttttaaGATAAACTCTGCAATCTCAATATAGTAGTAGGGAGAAGAGCATATGAACGTATGTGATACTCAATGGCGGATTCAGGATTCTTTAACTAAAAAGTCTTAGAAAGACGGCGACGGCACAAGACGGTGGTGGTCGGCGCTAGCGAAGAGGTAGTGATGGAGGTTGGGAGGTTGGGGCTCCTAGGGTTGTGAGATATTAATTTGGGAATGAAAGGGTTTGGTGACGTGCTGTGGAGTTGGATAAATGGGAGGGGAGGAGGAtgatcttttgttttgttttagttttaaaagaCTAGACCCAAAACAACGTAGTTTTGAGGCCaagtcaattaaaaaaaattgaattgagcCCTGGACCAAACAATGTCCTTTGGCcaggctttttttaaaaaaaaatttggacctTGCGTGCATGCAACAGCTGGGCAATGAGCAGCACAATGCAAGGCAAGCCCACAAGGGACTTTCATTGAGCACCTTGTGTGCACACAAAAGGGCACTCCACTGTTGTCCAAGGGGTCGCTTATGGAGTCCGTAGCCAGATTTCCGGCATCCCAAGGGGTCGTGCAACCCTTCTTGTCCCAACATGCAT
Proteins encoded in this region:
- the LOC18771036 gene encoding pentatricopeptide repeat-containing protein At2g35030, mitochondrial isoform X2; amino-acid sequence: MLALLRLPIAMMHLSNRAGLPLKGFSQALLPMLCSLKFLYHSMNYTVTPRITSPDRDFSASFNVAQSNWLITRLSKDGKFREARQVFDGMPDKDVVTWTTVITGYIRCGMMEEARSLFDRVDAKKDVITWTALVSGYIRLKQMKEAERLFYQMPVKNVVSWNTMIDGYARNCQVDMALELFERMPEKNVVSWNTVLTALAHSGRIEEARTRFNLMPERDVISWTAMVAGFSRNGMIDEAREFFDRMPKRNVVSWNAMITGYTQNMRLDEALELFERMPGRDMPSWNTMITGFIQNGDLKRAQELFIRMPQKNVISWTTMITGYVQDGQNEKALMFFSKMLVDNGVKPNQGTFVSVLSACSNLAGFSEGQQIHQMISKTVHHECAFLVSALINMYSKCGELVTARKMFDDGLTIHRDMVSWNGMIAAYAHHGCGIEAINLFNEMRKLGCKPDDVTYVGLLSACSHAGLVEEGLKYFNELLRDGSIQVREDHYTCLVDLCGRAGRLKEAFNVLEKLGTKISASVWGALLAGCNVHGNMDIGKLAAEKLLEGEPEKAGTYLLLCNIYASSGKWREAAKIRMKMKEKGLKKQPGCSWIEVGNKIID
- the LOC18771036 gene encoding pentatricopeptide repeat-containing protein At2g35030, mitochondrial isoform X1, producing MLALLRLPIAMMHLSNRAGLPLKGFSQALLPMLCSLKFLYHSMNYTVTPRITSPDRDFSASFNVAQSNWLITRLSKDGKFREARQVFDGMPDKDVVTWTTVITGYIRCGMMEEARSLFDRVDAKKDVITWTALVSGYIRLKQMKEAERLFYQMPVKNVVSWNTMIDGYARNCQVDMALELFERMPEKNVVSWNTVLTALAHSGRIEEARTRFNLMPERDVISWTAMVAGFSRNGMIDEAREFFDRMPKRNVVSWNAMITGYTQNMRLDEALELFERMPGRDMPSWNTMITGFIQNGDLKRAQELFIRMPQKNVISWTTMITGYVQDGQNEKALMFFSKMLVDNGVKPNQGTFVSVLSACSNLAGFSEGQQIHQMISKTVHHECAFLVSALINMYSKCGELVTARKMFDDGLTIHRDMVSWNGMIAAYAHHGCGIEAINLFNEMRKLGCKPDDVTYVGLLSACSHAGLVEEGLKYFNELLRDGSIQVREDHYTCLVDLCGRAGRLKEAFNVLEKLGTKISASVWGALLAGCNVHGNMDIGKLAAEKLLEGEPEKAGTYLLLCNIYASSGKWREAAKIRMKMKEKGLKKQPGCSWIEVGNKVHVFVVGDKSHYQSELIYSLIYNLHERMKKIGYIPYDDLTVDDNFS